A single genomic interval of Brevibacillus brevis harbors:
- a CDS encoding tRNA threonylcarbamoyladenosine dehydratase, with protein sequence MLHQFSRCELAFGPEGLEKMKNSRVAVLGIGGVGSFTVEALARTGVGKLVLVDKDVVDITNINRQIHATLNTVGQKKAELMKERIATINPECEVVTLHMFYNEETAHELFEHELDYIVDAMDTMSAKLHVIKEAKRRNIPIISSMGAANKMDPTRFEVADISQTSYDPIAKVIRRELRKSGIYKGVKVVYSREIPVTVRVDVREQIVSNPDSPISKVRMPPASNAFVPSVAGLILASVVARDILEWQPVKG encoded by the coding sequence ATGCTTCATCAATTTTCTCGTTGTGAATTGGCCTTCGGTCCTGAAGGTTTGGAAAAAATGAAAAATAGCCGCGTTGCTGTATTAGGAATTGGCGGAGTTGGTTCCTTTACAGTAGAAGCACTCGCGCGAACAGGTGTAGGCAAGCTCGTTTTGGTAGATAAGGATGTAGTAGACATCACGAACATCAACCGCCAAATTCATGCGACGCTGAACACAGTTGGTCAAAAAAAGGCTGAGCTTATGAAGGAGCGTATTGCGACGATCAATCCGGAGTGCGAGGTCGTAACTCTCCATATGTTCTACAATGAAGAAACAGCACATGAGCTGTTTGAACATGAACTGGATTACATCGTGGATGCCATGGACACCATGTCCGCGAAGCTCCATGTAATTAAAGAAGCAAAGCGTCGCAATATCCCTATTATTTCTAGCATGGGTGCGGCCAACAAAATGGACCCGACCCGTTTTGAGGTTGCCGATATTTCCCAAACGAGTTATGATCCGATTGCAAAGGTCATTCGTCGTGAGCTGCGGAAAAGCGGTATCTACAAAGGGGTAAAAGTTGTATACTCCCGTGAGATTCCCGTCACCGTACGTGTAGATGTACGCGAACAGATCGTTTCCAACCCGGATTCACCGATTAGCAAAGTGCGGATGCCTCCAGCAAGTAATGCTTTCGTGCCTTCTGTGGCTGGTTTAATTTTAGCCAGTGTAGTGGCAAGAGATATTTTGGAGTGGCAGCCTGTAAAAGGATAG